One genomic segment of Streptococcus salivarius includes these proteins:
- a CDS encoding MarR family winged helix-turn-helix transcriptional regulator: protein MNYDKIDGYLVDIFNNVVIIEEASLKNSKFNDVSLKEMHTIDVIGTHPDTTPSAVAKELMLTLGTVTTSLNKLEKKGYIVRTRSSVDRRVVHLSLSKKGRLVYRLHRRFHKSMVMRITEGFNDEELKVMSKGLENLHAFLEELK from the coding sequence GTGAATTACGACAAAATTGATGGCTATCTTGTTGATATTTTTAATAACGTAGTTATTATCGAAGAAGCAAGTTTAAAGAATTCAAAATTTAACGATGTTTCCCTCAAGGAAATGCATACCATTGATGTGATCGGTACACATCCAGATACGACACCAAGTGCAGTAGCTAAAGAACTCATGTTAACTCTTGGTACTGTAACAACTTCTCTCAATAAACTTGAAAAGAAAGGTTATATTGTCCGTACGCGTTCATCAGTTGACCGTCGTGTGGTCCATCTATCGCTTTCTAAAAAGGGTCGTTTGGTATATCGTCTTCACCGTCGTTTTCATAAATCAATGGTGATGAGGATTACAGAAGGCTTTAACGACGAGGAATTGAAGGTTATGAGCAAGGGATTGGAAAATCTCCACGCCTTTCTTGAGGAGTTGAAATAA
- a CDS encoding beta-ketoacyl-ACP synthase III yields MAFAKISQVAHYAPAQVVTNDDLSKIMDTSDEWIRSRTGIQERRISLNENTSDLATNVAHQLLEKSGLSPEELDFVLVATISPDSSMPSVAARVQGAIGAVNAFAFDITAACSGFVFALATAEKLIKSGVYKKGLVIGAEVLSKTLDWSDRTTAVLFGDGAGGVLLEETEEEHFFGESLNTDGSKGGLESGASAVISPYSDESDQPNPYMQMDGKAIFDFAVKTVSKSIKALVEEKGEPDYFLLHQANIRILDIMAKKIDVSRDKFLANMMSYGNTSAASIPILLSENVANGTLKLDSGQTILLSGFGGGLTWGSLIVKI; encoded by the coding sequence ATGGCATTTGCAAAAATTAGTCAGGTTGCCCATTATGCACCTGCTCAGGTCGTGACTAATGATGACCTATCAAAAATCATGGATACTAGCGACGAGTGGATTCGCTCACGCACAGGTATTCAGGAACGTCGCATCTCATTGAATGAGAACACGAGTGATTTAGCTACCAATGTTGCCCATCAGCTATTAGAAAAATCAGGATTATCGCCTGAGGAGCTAGACTTTGTTTTAGTTGCAACGATTTCTCCGGATAGCTCTATGCCGTCAGTAGCGGCTCGAGTTCAAGGAGCGATCGGTGCAGTCAATGCTTTTGCTTTTGATATTACTGCAGCATGTAGTGGTTTCGTCTTTGCCTTGGCAACAGCAGAAAAATTGATTAAGTCAGGTGTCTACAAAAAAGGTCTAGTTATTGGTGCTGAAGTCCTTTCTAAAACTTTAGACTGGTCTGACCGTACAACAGCTGTCCTCTTTGGAGATGGTGCTGGTGGAGTTCTCTTGGAAGAAACTGAAGAAGAACATTTCTTCGGAGAATCTTTGAATACCGATGGTAGCAAGGGCGGTCTTGAGTCAGGAGCCTCTGCAGTTATCTCGCCTTATTCAGATGAGTCTGATCAGCCTAATCCCTATATGCAAATGGATGGGAAAGCGATCTTTGATTTTGCCGTTAAGACAGTTTCAAAGAGCATTAAGGCCTTGGTTGAAGAAAAAGGTGAACCTGATTACTTCCTTCTTCACCAAGCTAATATTCGTATTTTGGATATTATGGCTAAGAAAATCGATGTCAGTCGTGATAAATTCTTGGCAAACATGATGTCTTATGGTAATACCAGTGCGGCAAGTATCCCAATTTTGCTTTCTGAAAACGTGGCAAATGGGACCTTAAAATTAGACAGCGGTCAAACAATTCTTTTATCAGGTTTTGGTGGGGGTTTGACATGGGGCAGTCTTATTGTTAAAATCTAG
- a CDS encoding acyl carrier protein, protein MAVFEKVQEIIVEELGKDAEEVKVETTFDELDADSLDVFQVISEIEDEFDIQIETEEGLNTVGDLVAYVEEKTK, encoded by the coding sequence ATGGCAGTATTTGAAAAAGTACAAGAAATCATCGTTGAAGAACTTGGGAAAGATGCAGAAGAAGTAAAAGTAGAAACTACTTTTGACGAACTTGACGCTGACTCACTTGACGTGTTCCAAGTTATCTCAGAAATCGAAGATGAATTCGATATCCAAATCGAAACTGAAGAAGGTCTTAACACTGTTGGTGACCTTGTTGCTTACGTAGAAGAAAAAACTAAATAA
- the fabK gene encoding enoyl-[acyl-carrier-protein] reductase FabK, whose translation MKSRITELLGIKYPIFQGGMAWVAVGDLAGAVSSAGGLGIIGGGNAPKEVVKANIDRVKQITDKPFGVNIMLLSPFADDIVDLVIEEGVKVVTTGAGNPGKYMERFHEAGITVIPVIPSVALAKRMEKLGADAVVAEGMEAGGHIGKLTTMALVRQVADAVSIPVIGAGGVADGRGMAAVLMLGAEAVQVGTRFAVAKESNAHQNFKDKILKAKDIDTVISASVVGHPVRAIKNKLATEYNQAEKDFLAGKKTQEEIEELGAGALRNAVVDGDVEYGSVMAGQIAGLVRKEETCAEILEDLYTGAAKVIKEEAARWADVNV comes from the coding sequence ATGAAATCTCGTATTACAGAACTGTTAGGAATTAAATATCCAATCTTCCAAGGTGGTATGGCCTGGGTTGCTGTTGGCGACTTGGCTGGAGCCGTTTCAAGTGCTGGTGGACTCGGAATTATTGGTGGTGGTAATGCCCCTAAAGAAGTGGTAAAAGCTAATATTGATAGAGTAAAACAAATCACTGACAAACCATTCGGTGTTAATATCATGCTTTTGTCACCATTTGCAGATGACATCGTCGACCTCGTTATTGAAGAAGGCGTTAAGGTTGTTACAACAGGTGCCGGAAACCCAGGTAAATATATGGAGCGTTTCCACGAAGCTGGAATTACAGTAATCCCAGTTATTCCATCGGTAGCACTTGCTAAACGTATGGAAAAACTTGGAGCGGATGCTGTTGTCGCAGAAGGTATGGAAGCTGGTGGTCACATCGGTAAATTGACAACTATGGCTCTTGTTCGCCAGGTTGCGGATGCGGTATCTATCCCAGTTATTGGTGCTGGTGGTGTTGCTGATGGACGTGGTATGGCTGCTGTTCTTATGCTTGGAGCAGAAGCTGTTCAGGTTGGTACGCGTTTCGCTGTTGCTAAGGAATCTAATGCACACCAAAACTTCAAAGATAAGATTTTGAAGGCTAAAGATATTGATACTGTTATTTCAGCCTCAGTTGTTGGACACCCAGTTCGTGCGATTAAGAATAAATTGGCTACAGAATATAACCAAGCTGAAAAAGATTTCTTGGCTGGTAAAAAGACTCAAGAGGAAATTGAAGAGCTTGGTGCGGGTGCCCTTCGTAACGCTGTTGTTGATGGAGATGTGGAATATGGTTCAGTTATGGCTGGACAAATTGCAGGTCTTGTTCGTAAAGAAGAAACATGTGCAGAAATCTTGGAAGACCTTTACACTGGTGCTGCCAAGGTGATTAAAGAAGAAGCTGCTCGTTGGGCAGATGTAAACGTCTAA
- the fabD gene encoding ACP S-malonyltransferase, whose amino-acid sequence MTKRAFLFAGQGAQKLGMASDLYATYPVVKETFDTASRILGYDLRELIDSNEEKLNQTRYTQPAILTTSVAIYRLLAENGITPDIVAGLSLGEYSALVAAGALSFEDVVALVAKRGEFMETAAPAGSGKMVAVMNTDPSLIEEICQKASEKGVVTPANYNTPAQIVIGGEVEAVDYAVELLKEAGAKRLIPLNVSGPFHTALLESASQKLAAELEKVSFNDFTLPLVGNTEAQIMKSEDVKALLARQVMEPVRFYDSIATIQEFGVDEVIEIGPGKVLSGFLKKIDKTLPTQNVEDQASLDALLNA is encoded by the coding sequence GTGACAAAACGTGCGTTCTTATTTGCTGGTCAAGGGGCTCAGAAATTGGGCATGGCGAGCGATTTGTATGCGACTTATCCCGTTGTCAAAGAGACATTTGATACGGCTAGTCGTATTCTAGGTTATGATTTGCGTGAATTGATTGATTCTAACGAAGAAAAACTTAATCAGACACGCTATACTCAACCAGCTATTTTGACAACGTCAGTAGCCATTTATCGCCTTTTGGCAGAAAATGGTATCACTCCTGATATTGTTGCCGGTCTCTCTTTGGGTGAATATTCTGCCCTAGTTGCGGCTGGAGCACTCTCATTTGAGGATGTGGTAGCCTTGGTTGCTAAACGTGGAGAATTCATGGAAACAGCGGCTCCTGCTGGAAGTGGGAAAATGGTTGCAGTCATGAATACAGATCCAAGTTTGATTGAAGAAATCTGTCAAAAAGCATCTGAAAAGGGTGTAGTAACGCCTGCTAACTATAATACTCCTGCACAAATTGTTATTGGTGGTGAAGTTGAGGCTGTTGATTATGCTGTGGAATTGCTAAAAGAAGCTGGTGCTAAACGTCTGATTCCTCTTAATGTTTCAGGGCCGTTCCATACAGCTTTACTTGAATCAGCTAGTCAAAAATTGGCAGCAGAACTTGAGAAAGTGTCATTCAATGACTTTACGCTTCCTTTAGTAGGTAATACTGAGGCTCAAATCATGAAGTCAGAAGACGTCAAAGCACTTTTGGCTCGTCAGGTGATGGAACCTGTACGTTTTTATGATTCGATTGCCACTATCCAAGAATTTGGTGTAGATGAAGTGATTGAGATTGGTCCAGGAAAAGTCTTGTCAGGTTTCTTGAAGAAAATTGATAAAACCCTACCAACTCAAAATGTTGAAGATCAAGCTAGTCTTGATGCCCTTCTTAATGCTTAA
- the fabG gene encoding 3-oxoacyl-[acyl-carrier-protein] reductase, whose product MELKNKNVFVTGSTRGIGLAVAHKFASLGANVVLNGRSEISEDLLAQFADYGVTVVGISGDISNGEDAKRMVAEAIEKLGSVDVLVNNAGITNDKLMLKMTEEDFERVLKINLTGAFNMTQAVLKPMSKARQGAIINMSSVVGLMGNIGQANYAASKAGLIGFTKSVAREVAARGVRVNAIAPGFIESDMTDAIPEKMKDAMIAQVPMKRIGQAEEVAEVAAFLASQEYLTGQTIAIDGGMTMQ is encoded by the coding sequence ATGGAACTTAAGAATAAAAATGTTTTTGTAACAGGTTCAACACGTGGAATTGGATTAGCTGTGGCACACAAATTTGCTAGTCTTGGTGCCAACGTTGTCCTAAATGGACGTTCTGAGATTTCTGAGGACTTGCTTGCACAGTTTGCAGATTATGGTGTAACTGTTGTTGGTATCTCAGGTGATATTTCTAATGGCGAAGATGCTAAACGTATGGTTGCTGAAGCTATTGAAAAGCTTGGTAGTGTTGACGTGCTAGTTAATAATGCTGGTATCACTAACGATAAGTTGATGTTGAAGATGACTGAAGAAGATTTTGAACGTGTCTTGAAAATCAACTTGACTGGTGCCTTCAATATGACACAAGCTGTCTTGAAACCAATGTCTAAGGCGCGTCAAGGTGCCATCATCAATATGTCATCTGTTGTAGGTCTCATGGGGAATATTGGTCAAGCTAACTATGCGGCTTCAAAAGCTGGTTTGATTGGCTTCACTAAATCAGTAGCGCGTGAAGTTGCAGCCCGTGGTGTCCGTGTCAATGCTATCGCTCCTGGTTTCATTGAATCAGATATGACTGACGCTATTCCAGAGAAAATGAAAGATGCTATGATTGCTCAAGTACCAATGAAACGTATTGGTCAAGCAGAAGAAGTGGCTGAAGTTGCAGCATTCTTGGCTAGTCAAGAATATCTCACAGGTCAAACCATCGCTATTGATGGTGGTATGACCATGCAATAA
- the fabF gene encoding beta-ketoacyl-ACP synthase II, with protein MSTNRVVVTGYGVTSPIGNTPEEFWNSLHDGKIGIKPITKFDASEIPVFNAGEIQDFPFDKYFVKKDTNRMDTYSLYAIYAAMEALENSGLNMEEEDRDRVGVIVSSGIGGLQELEDQIIRMHERGMKRIKPMFIPKALSNMGAGNIALKIGAQGVCKSVTTACASANDAIGEAFREIKFGLHDVVLAGGAEASITKIGIGGFNALTALSTTEDPERSSIPFDKDRNGFVMGEGAGVLVIESLEHAQKRGANILAEIVGYGSNCDAYHMTTPTPDGSGAAKAIKLAINEAGIKPEDVDYVNAHGTSTPANEKGESGAIVSVLGKDVPVSSTKSFTGHLLGAAGAVEAIATIEAIRHSYLPKTAGTKELSDYIEANVVYGEGQEADIEYAISNTFGFGGHNAVLAFKRWEA; from the coding sequence ATGTCTACAAATCGTGTTGTTGTTACAGGTTACGGCGTAACCTCACCAATCGGTAATACACCAGAAGAATTTTGGAACAGTCTTCATGACGGTAAAATCGGTATTAAACCAATTACTAAGTTCGATGCTTCTGAAATTCCTGTCTTTAACGCTGGTGAAATCCAAGATTTCCCGTTCGATAAATACTTTGTGAAAAAAGATACTAACCGTATGGACACTTACTCACTTTATGCGATTTATGCTGCTATGGAAGCTCTTGAAAATTCAGGACTTAACATGGAAGAAGAAGATCGTGATCGTGTAGGTGTTATCGTGTCATCTGGTATCGGTGGTCTCCAAGAACTTGAAGATCAAATCATCCGTATGCACGAACGTGGTATGAAACGTATCAAACCAATGTTTATCCCTAAAGCACTCTCAAACATGGGTGCTGGTAACATTGCTCTTAAAATTGGTGCTCAAGGGGTGTGTAAATCAGTGACGACTGCTTGTGCGTCTGCCAATGATGCAATCGGTGAGGCCTTCCGTGAAATTAAATTCGGTTTGCATGATGTTGTCTTGGCTGGTGGTGCTGAAGCTTCAATCACTAAGATTGGTATCGGTGGTTTTAATGCTCTTACAGCACTTTCAACAACAGAGGATCCAGAGCGTTCATCAATTCCATTTGATAAAGACCGTAATGGTTTTGTTATGGGTGAAGGTGCAGGGGTTCTCGTTATCGAAAGCTTGGAACATGCTCAAAAACGTGGTGCTAACATCTTGGCTGAGATTGTTGGTTACGGATCAAACTGTGATGCCTACCACATGACAACACCAACTCCAGACGGTTCTGGTGCTGCTAAAGCAATTAAATTGGCTATCAATGAAGCTGGTATCAAACCTGAAGATGTTGATTATGTTAATGCTCATGGGACATCAACACCTGCCAATGAAAAAGGTGAAAGTGGTGCCATTGTTTCTGTACTTGGTAAAGATGTTCCAGTTTCATCTACTAAATCATTTACGGGTCACTTGCTAGGTGCTGCTGGTGCGGTTGAGGCTATTGCAACAATCGAAGCTATTCGTCATAGCTATTTACCGAAAACTGCTGGTACAAAAGAATTGTCTGACTACATCGAAGCTAATGTTGTTTATGGTGAAGGTCAAGAAGCTGATATTGAGTACGCAATTTCAAATACTTTCGGTTTTGGTGGACACAATGCTGTTCTTGCCTTTAAACGTTGGGAGGCTTAA
- the accB gene encoding acetyl-CoA carboxylase biotin carboxyl carrier protein encodes MNISEIKDLLAQFDASTLREFSYKNNGEELNLSKNQTSSVTAAPVAPTVEVVAPAPQAPVAPVVAPAAVETPATPVEEASAPAQAAEGEVVESPLVGVAYLSPSPEKPAFVSVGDTVKKGQTLLIVEAMKVMNEVPAPKDGVITEILVANEEVVDYGKGLVRIK; translated from the coding sequence ATGAATATTTCTGAAATCAAAGATTTGTTGGCTCAATTTGATGCATCAACTTTGCGTGAATTTTCATACAAAAACAATGGTGAAGAATTGAACTTGAGCAAAAATCAAACAAGTTCAGTAACAGCTGCCCCAGTAGCTCCTACAGTTGAAGTAGTTGCGCCAGCTCCTCAGGCTCCGGTTGCCCCAGTAGTAGCACCTGCTGCTGTTGAAACTCCAGCAACACCAGTTGAAGAAGCTTCTGCACCAGCTCAAGCTGCTGAAGGAGAAGTGGTTGAAAGTCCACTTGTCGGTGTGGCTTACTTGTCTCCATCACCAGAAAAACCAGCCTTTGTTTCTGTTGGTGACACTGTTAAGAAAGGTCAAACTCTTCTTATCGTTGAAGCGATGAAGGTTATGAACGAAGTACCAGCACCTAAAGATGGTGTTATTACTGAAATCTTGGTAGCGAATGAAGAAGTTGTTGACTACGGAAAAGGATTGGTACGCATCAAATGA
- the fabZ gene encoding 3-hydroxyacyl-ACP dehydratase FabZ, with protein sequence MTIDINAIREALPHRYPMLLVDRVLEVSEDEITAIKNVTINEPFFNGHFPQYPVMPGVLIMEALAQTAGVLELSKPENKGKLVFYAGMDKVKFKKQVVPGDQLVMTAKFVKRRGTIAVVEAKAEVDGKLAASGTLTFAIGS encoded by the coding sequence ATGACAATTGATATTAATGCTATTCGTGAAGCTTTACCACACCGTTATCCAATGCTTTTGGTTGACCGTGTGCTAGAAGTTTCAGAAGACGAAATCACAGCTATTAAAAATGTAACGATCAATGAACCTTTCTTTAATGGACATTTTCCTCAATACCCAGTTATGCCTGGTGTTCTTATCATGGAAGCTCTTGCGCAAACAGCTGGTGTTCTTGAATTGTCTAAACCTGAAAACAAAGGCAAATTAGTCTTTTACGCAGGTATGGATAAGGTTAAATTTAAAAAACAAGTGGTTCCTGGTGACCAACTTGTTATGACAGCTAAGTTTGTTAAACGTCGTGGAACAATTGCTGTTGTTGAAGCTAAGGCTGAAGTCGATGGGAAACTTGCTGCATCAGGTACTTTGACTTTTGCTATTGGAAGCTAA
- a CDS encoding acetyl-CoA carboxylase biotin carboxylase subunit, with protein MFKKLLIANRGEIAVRIIRAARELGIQTVAIYSEADKDSLHTMLADEAICIGPAKSTDSYLNMNRVLSAAIVTEAQAIHPGFGFLSENSKFATLCEEMNIKFIGPSGEVMDKMGDKINARAEMIKANVPVIPGSDGEVFTAEEALEVANRLGYPVMLKASAGGGGKGIRKVNTEEELAPAFESASQEAKAAFGNGAMYIEKVIYPARHIEVQILGDSYGNIVHLGERDCSLQRNNQKVLEESPSVAIGKTLRHEIGSAAVRAAKAVNYENAGTIEFLLDEKTGQFYFMEMNTRVQVEHPVTEFVSGVDIVKEQIRIAAGEKLSVTQDDIEIKGHAIECRINAENPKFNFAPSPGKISNLYLPSGGVGLRVDSAVYPGYTIPPYYDSMIAKIIVHGENRFEALMKMQRALYELEIDGVVTNADFQLDLISDRSVIAGDYDTSFLMETFLPDYQNREE; from the coding sequence ATGTTTAAAAAATTATTGATTGCCAATCGTGGTGAAATTGCAGTGCGTATTATCCGTGCAGCGCGTGAATTGGGTATCCAAACGGTTGCTATTTATTCTGAAGCAGATAAGGATTCTCTCCATACTATGCTTGCTGATGAAGCTATTTGTATCGGGCCTGCAAAATCAACGGATTCTTATTTGAATATGAATCGTGTCCTATCAGCTGCTATTGTGACTGAGGCTCAAGCTATTCACCCAGGGTTTGGTTTCTTGAGTGAAAACTCTAAATTTGCCACTCTCTGTGAAGAAATGAACATCAAGTTTATTGGTCCTTCAGGCGAAGTCATGGACAAGATGGGTGACAAAATCAATGCCCGTGCTGAAATGATTAAGGCTAATGTCCCTGTAATTCCTGGTTCAGATGGTGAAGTCTTTACAGCTGAGGAGGCTTTGGAAGTTGCCAACCGTCTTGGTTACCCAGTGATGCTTAAGGCTTCTGCCGGTGGTGGCGGTAAGGGGATTCGTAAGGTTAACACTGAAGAAGAGTTAGCTCCAGCTTTCGAATCTGCGTCACAAGAAGCTAAAGCAGCCTTTGGTAATGGGGCGATGTATATTGAAAAAGTTATTTACCCAGCTCGTCATATCGAGGTTCAAATTTTGGGAGATAGCTACGGTAACATTGTTCACCTTGGTGAGCGTGATTGTTCTCTTCAACGTAATAACCAAAAGGTCTTGGAAGAATCACCTTCAGTTGCTATTGGTAAGACACTTCGTCACGAAATTGGTTCTGCGGCTGTCCGTGCCGCTAAGGCTGTTAATTATGAAAATGCGGGTACTATCGAGTTCCTTCTTGATGAAAAAACAGGTCAGTTCTACTTCATGGAAATGAATACCCGTGTTCAGGTTGAGCACCCAGTTACAGAATTTGTAAGTGGTGTGGATATTGTTAAAGAACAAATCCGTATTGCCGCAGGTGAAAAACTCTCTGTGACCCAAGATGATATTGAAATCAAGGGACATGCTATTGAGTGTCGTATCAATGCAGAAAATCCTAAGTTCAACTTTGCACCTAGTCCAGGGAAAATTAGCAATCTCTACCTACCTAGTGGTGGTGTTGGTCTCCGTGTAGACAGTGCAGTTTATCCTGGCTATACTATTCCACCTTATTATGATTCAATGATTGCCAAAATCATTGTTCATGGAGAAAATCGATTTGAGGCACTCATGAAGATGCAACGCGCTCTTTACGAGCTCGAAATCGATGGTGTTGTGACTAATGCTGACTTCCAGTTGGATTTGATTTCAGATCGTAGCGTTATCGCTGGGGATTATGATACTTCCTTCTTGATGGAGACCTTCCTACCAGATTATCAGAATCGTGAGGAATAA
- the accD gene encoding acetyl-CoA carboxylase, carboxyltransferase subunit beta → MGLFDRKEKYIRINPNRSVRNGVDHQVPEVPDELFAKCPGCKQAIYQKDLGQAKICPNCSYTFRISAKERLDLTVDEGSFHELFTGIETKNPLNFPGYMEKLAATKEKTGLDEAVVTGVATIKGQKTALAIMDSNFIMASMGTVVGEKITKLFEHAIEEKLPVVIFTASGGARMQEGIMSLMQMAKISAAVKRHSNAGLLYLTVLTDPTTGGVTASFAMEGDIILAEPQTLIGFAGRRVIENTVRETLPDDFQKAEFLQEHGFVDAIVKRTELADTIATLLSFHGGVQ, encoded by the coding sequence ATGGGATTATTTGATCGAAAAGAAAAGTATATCCGTATCAATCCTAACCGTTCTGTCCGTAATGGGGTTGATCACCAAGTGCCAGAAGTTCCAGATGAACTTTTTGCCAAATGTCCTGGTTGTAAACAAGCTATTTATCAAAAGGACTTGGGACAAGCTAAAATCTGTCCAAATTGTTCTTATACCTTCCGTATTTCCGCTAAAGAACGTCTCGATTTAACGGTTGATGAGGGCTCTTTCCATGAACTTTTTACAGGAATTGAAACCAAAAATCCATTGAATTTCCCAGGTTATATGGAGAAATTAGCAGCAACCAAGGAAAAAACAGGTCTTGATGAAGCTGTTGTAACTGGTGTTGCAACAATCAAGGGGCAAAAAACAGCCTTGGCCATTATGGATTCTAACTTTATCATGGCTTCAATGGGAACTGTTGTTGGTGAGAAAATCACCAAACTCTTTGAACATGCGATTGAGGAAAAACTTCCAGTTGTTATTTTTACAGCATCTGGTGGTGCCCGTATGCAAGAAGGAATCATGAGTTTGATGCAGATGGCCAAGATTTCAGCCGCTGTAAAACGTCATTCTAATGCTGGCTTGTTGTATTTGACTGTATTGACAGATCCAACAACTGGTGGGGTTACAGCAAGTTTCGCCATGGAAGGTGATATCATCTTAGCTGAGCCACAAACCTTGATTGGTTTTGCAGGTCGTCGTGTTATTGAAAACACAGTTCGCGAAACTTTGCCAGATGATTTCCAAAAGGCTGAGTTCCTTCAAGAACATGGTTTTGTTGATGCCATTGTTAAACGTACAGAGTTGGCTGATACCATTGCCACACTCTTATCATTCCATGGAGGTGTTCAATGA
- a CDS encoding acetyl-CoA carboxylase carboxyl transferase subunit alpha: MSDVARILKEARDQGRLTALDFAQGIFDDFIELHGDRNFRDDGAIIGGIGRLNGQAVTVVGIQKGRNLQDNLSRNFGQPHPEGYRKALRLMKQAEKFGRPVVTFINTAGAYPGVGAEERGQGEAIARNLMEMSDLKVPIIAIIIGEGGSGGALALAVADKVWMLENTIYSILSPEGFATILWKDGSRSEEAAELMKITSGELLNMGIVDKVIPERGYFTSEIIEAIKTAIVDELAELSQLSTENLLEARYQRFRKY; the protein is encoded by the coding sequence ATGAGCGACGTAGCACGTATTTTAAAAGAAGCGCGTGACCAAGGCCGTTTAACTGCTTTGGACTTTGCCCAAGGAATCTTCGATGACTTTATCGAACTTCATGGTGACCGTAATTTCCGTGACGATGGTGCCATTATTGGTGGTATTGGTCGTTTAAATGGCCAAGCGGTTACTGTAGTGGGTATCCAAAAAGGTAGAAACCTACAAGATAACCTCAGCCGTAACTTTGGGCAACCTCATCCAGAGGGCTATCGTAAGGCTCTTCGCCTCATGAAACAGGCTGAAAAGTTTGGTCGTCCAGTTGTTACCTTTATCAATACTGCAGGTGCTTATCCTGGTGTTGGAGCAGAGGAACGTGGACAAGGAGAGGCAATTGCGCGTAACCTTATGGAAATGAGCGACCTTAAGGTTCCAATTATCGCCATCATCATTGGTGAAGGTGGTTCGGGAGGAGCTCTTGCCTTGGCAGTAGCTGATAAGGTTTGGATGCTTGAAAATACCATCTACTCTATCTTAAGTCCGGAAGGGTTTGCGACTATTCTCTGGAAAGATGGCTCACGTTCAGAAGAGGCAGCAGAGTTGATGAAGATTACATCAGGCGAGTTGCTTAATATGGGAATCGTTGATAAAGTGATCCCAGAACGTGGTTACTTTACAAGTGAAATTATAGAAGCAATTAAGACAGCAATCGTAGATGAGTTGGCAGAATTAAGCCAATTATCAACAGAGAACTTGCTTGAAGCGCGTTATCAACGTTTTAGAAAATACTAA
- a CDS encoding S-ribosylhomocysteine lyase produces MPKDVTVESFELDHTIVKAPYVRLISEEVGPKGDIITNFDIRLIQPNENSIDTGGLHTIEHLLAKLIRQRIDGLIDCSPFGCRTGFHMIMWGKQDPTEIAKVIKSSLEAIANEITWEDVPGTTIESCGNYKDHSLHSAKEWAKLILEQGISDQAFERHTV; encoded by the coding sequence ATGCCAAAAGACGTTACTGTTGAAAGTTTTGAACTTGATCACACCATTGTAAAAGCACCTTATGTGCGTCTTATTTCTGAGGAAGTTGGACCTAAAGGAGATATCATTACAAACTTTGATATCCGTTTGATTCAACCTAATGAAAATAGTATTGACACAGGTGGTCTTCACACTATCGAACACCTACTCGCTAAACTGATCCGTCAACGTATCGATGGACTTATTGATTGCTCACCATTTGGTTGCCGTACAGGTTTCCATATGATTATGTGGGGTAAACAAGATCCTACAGAAATTGCTAAAGTTATCAAATCTAGTCTTGAAGCTATTGCTAACGAGATTACATGGGAAGATGTTCCAGGAACTACCATTGAATCTTGTGGTAACTACAAGGATCACAGTCTTCATTCAGCTAAGGAATGGGCTAAACTTATCCTCGAACAAGGTATCTCAGACCAAGCCTTCGAACGTCATACCGTTTAA